One segment of Carya illinoinensis cultivar Pawnee chromosome 13, C.illinoinensisPawnee_v1, whole genome shotgun sequence DNA contains the following:
- the LOC122292095 gene encoding pentatricopeptide repeat-containing protein At1g08070, chloroplastic-like produces MRCPYLAETLVLGRLLLSTHRYTMMVKSPMPTLTPKQLNQIHAQLLKNPQPFLLNPLLGLLTNSAIPQNALVLFKQMLHRPSSHNHYTFTYALKACSLLHARQKGLEIHARVLKSGHYSDIFISNSLLHFYLVGNEIVSACRVFDSISSPDVVSWTSIISGLSKCGFEEEAIFKFSSMDVRPNSTTLVSVMSACASLRAVELGKAVHGYILRNMDESNVILSNVILDFYVRCGSLAGAKYLFVNMPNRDVFSWTTMVSGNAQRGSSEEAVRVFQEMVEVGEALPNEATIVSVLSACSSIGALSLGQWVHSYIDSRSDISVEGNVGNALINMYVKCGHVNLAIQVFNKLMCKDIISWSTIISGMAMNGQGMHALQLFSLMLVLGVPPDDVTFIGLLSACSHAGLVDKGLMFFKVMKNVYGITPQMQHYACMVDIYGRAGLLEEAEEFIRQMPVEAEGPIWGALLNGCRVHRNEKMFERIRQCLLDTRGVSIGTFALLSNTYASSDRWEDSNKVRDAMRCMGLKKMAGSSWIEVESSTNNQDNPDACYTFAGK; encoded by the coding sequence ATGCGATGCCCGTATTTAGCCGAAACACTTGTATTGGGCAGGCTTCTTTTATCCACTCACAGATATACCATGATGGTAAAGTCTCCCATGCCCACCTTGACCCCAAAGCAACTGAACCAGATCCATGCTCAACTCCTCAAAAACCCTCAACCCTTCCTCCTAAACCCTTTGTTAGGGCTTCTCACCAACTCAGCCATCCCACAAAATGCTCTTGTCCTCTTCAAACAAATGCTCCACCGCCCATCATCCCACAACCATTACACCTTCACCTATGCCCTCAAGGCGTGTTCCTTGTTGCATGCCCGCCAAAAGGGCCTTGAAATCCATGCACGCGTTCTCAAGTCTGGTCACTATTctgatatatttatatctaaCTCCTTGCTTCATTTCTACCTTGTCGGGAACGAGATCGTGTCCGCTTGCCGGGTTTTCGATTCGATATCTTCTCCTGATGTTGTTTCCTGGACTTCAATCATTTCGGGGCTTTCTAAGTGCGGTTTTGAAGAGGAAGCCATCTTTAAGTTTTCTTCCATGGATGTGAGGCCCAATTCTACTACTCTTGTTAGTGTTATGTCTGCCTGTGCTAGCCTGAGAGCAGTTGAGCTTGGTAAAGCCGTTCATGGATATATTTTGAGGAATATGGATGAAAGCAACGTTATTTTGAGTAATGTGATACTTGATTTCTATGTAAGATGTGGGTCTTTGGCGGGCGCAAAGTACCTGTTTGTGAACATGCCTAATAGAGATGTGTTTTCGTGGACCACAATGGTGAGTGGCAATGCACAGAGAGGATCTAGTGAAGAGGCAGTGAGGGTTTTTCAGGAAATGGTGGAAGTGGGGGAAGCTCTGCCTAACGAAGCCACGATTGTCAGTGTATTGTCAGCATGTTCTTCGATTGGTGCATTGAGTTTGGGTCAATGGGTGCACTCCTACATTGATTCGCGAAGTGACATATCGGTGGAGGGTAATGTGGGAAATGCTTTGATTAACATGTATGTTAAATGTGGGCATGTGAATCTGGCAATTCAGGTTTTTAACAAGCTTATGTGCAAGGATATCATATCATGGAGTACCATTATTAGTGGTATGGCTATGAATGGCCAGGGCATGCACGCCTTGCAGCTCTTCTCGCTCATGCTAGTTCTTGGAGTTCCTCCAGATGATGTAACATTCATTGGCTTGTTATCTGCCTGCAGCCATGCAGGGCTTGTAGATAAAGGGCTGATGTTCTTTAAAGTCATGAAAAATGTTTACGGGATCACGCCCCAAATGCAGCATTATGCTTGCATGGTAGACATTTATGGGCGTGCGGGGCTATTGGAGGAAGCAGAGGAGTTCATTAGGCAGATGCCTGTGGAAGCTGAGGGACCAATTTGGGGAGCTTTGCTTAATGGCTGCAGAGTTCATCGGAATGAGAAGATGTTTGAACGGATCAGGCAATGCCTTCTTGATACAAGAGGTGTCAGTATTGGGACTTTTGCCTTATTGTCAAACACATACGCTAGTTCTGATAGATGGGAAGATTCTAATAAGGTACGTGATGCAATGAGATGCATGGGGTTGAAGAAGATGGCAGGATCTAGCTGGATAGAGGTCGAATCCTCCACCAATAACCAGGATAACCCGGATGCATGCTATACATTTGCAGGAAAATAA
- the LOC122292093 gene encoding nucleolar GTP-binding protein 1-like yields the protein MVQYNFKKITVVPNGKDFIDIILSRTQRQTPTVVHKGYAISRLRQFYMRKVKYTQQNFHEKLSTIIDEFPRLDDIHPFYGDLLHVLYNKDHYKLALGQINTARNLIGKIAKDYVKLLKYGDSLYRCKCLKVAALGRMCTVIKRIAPSLAYLEQIRQHMARLPSIDPNTRTVLICGYPNVGKSSFINKITRADVDVQPYAFTTKSLFVGHTDYKYLRYQVIDTPGILDRPFEDRNIIEMCSITALAHLRAAVLFFLDISGSCGYSIAQQSALFHSIKSLFMNKPLIIVCNKTDLQPLEGISEEDMKLVMEMKAEAMKTLIGQGGESTSDQGVLLTMSTLTEDGVIAVKNAACERLLDQRVELKMKSKKINECLNRFHVAIPKPRDQKERPPYIPQAVLEAKAKQAAEKEKKKTERDLEDENGGAGVYSASLKKNYMLANDEWKEDVMPEIIDGHNVYDFIDPDILQRLEELEQEEGLRQAEEADDDFEMDGKELTPEEQQALAEIRRKKSLLIQQHRVKKSTAESRPIVPRKFDKDRQFTTRRMGRQLSALGLDPALAINRARSMSRGRKRERSPERGANDGGDIMDMDVDTPNKKQRLRSLSRSRSKSRPPGEIVPGEGFRDSSQKVKAVKLAKKSAKKRNKDARRGEADRVIPTLKPKHLFSGKRSTGKTQRR from the coding sequence ATGGTGCAGTATAACTTTAAGAAGATTACTGTAGTACCAAATGGAAAGGACTTTATTGACATTATTCTATCTCGCACCCAAAGACAAACACCTACTGTTGTCCACAAGGGGTATGCTATTTCCCGTCTCCGTCAGTTTTACATGCGCAAAGTAAAGTATACCCAACAGAACTTTCATGAGAAGCTCTCTACAATCATTGATGAGTTTCCTCGACTGGACGATATCCACCCCTTTTATGGGGACCTTCTTCACGTTCTCTACAACAAAGATCACTACAAGCTCGCCCTCGGTCAAATCAATACTGCAAGGAACCTTATTGGTAAGATTGCTAAAGACTACGTAAAATTGTTGAAGTATGGTGACTCACTCTACCGATGCAAGTGTCTGAAGGTTGCTGCTCTTGGCCGCATGTGTACTGTGATAAAGAGGATTGCTCCTAGTTTGGCGTACTTGGAACAGATTAGACAACACATGGCGAGGCTACCTTCAATTGACCCAAATACTCGAACGGTCTTGATTTGTGGGTACCCCAATGTTGGCAAGAGTTCATTCATTAACAAGATCACCAGGGCTGATGTAGATGTCCAACCCTATGCATTCACAACTAAGTCGCTCTTCGTTGGTCATACAGACTACAAATACCTACGATACCAAGTCATTGATACACCAGGAATTTTGGACCGTCCTTTCGAAGATCGCAACATTATTGAGATGTGCAGCATCACAGCTCTGGCGCATCTGCGTGCTGCTGTGTTGTTCTTCTTAGATATCTCAGGGTCTTGTGGGTATAGTATTGCTCAACAGTCTGCTCTTTTCCACAGCATTAAGTCTCTATTTATGAACAAACCGTTGATTATTGTCTGCAACAAGACCGACTTGCAACCACTGGAAGGGATATCTGAGGAAGACATGAAGTTGGTCATGGAGATGAAAGCTGAAGCTATGAAGACTCTGATTGGTCAAGGAGGTGAGTCTACTAGTGACCAGGGGGTGCTTTTGACCATGAGCACTTTGACCGAAGATGGGGTAATTGCTGTAAAAAATGCAGCTTGTGAGAGGTTGTTAGATCAGAGGGTGGAATTGAagatgaaatccaaaaagataAATGAATGCCTAAATCGTTTTCATGTTGCAATACCAAAGCCGCGGGACCAGAAGGAAAGGCCGCCTTATATTCCGCAAGCAGTATTGGAAGCTAAAGCTAAGCAAGCAgctgagaaggaaaagaagaaaactgaaaGGGATTTGGAGGATGAGAATGGTGGTGCAGGTGTATACTCTGCTAGTTTGAAGAAGAATTATATGTTAGCCAATGATGAATGGAAAGAAGATGTAATGCCTGAAATTATTGATGGGCACAATGTATATGACTTCATTGATCCGGATATTTTACAAAGGCTAGAAGAGTTGGAACAAGAAGAAGGGCTCCGGCAGGCTGAGGAGGCTGATGATGATTTTGAGATGGATGGCAAGGAATTAACTCCAGAAGAGCAACAGGCATTGGCTGAGATCCGGAGAAAGAAAAGCCTACTTATTCAACAGCATAGGGTCAAGAAGAGCACTGCAGAGAGCCGGCCGATTGTACCAAGAAAATTTGACAAGGACAGGCAATTCACAACAAGGAGAATGGGAAGGCAGCTATCTGCCTTGGGGCTGGATCCAGCTTTGGCCATAAACCGAGCCCGTAGCATGTCAAGGGGTCGGAAGAGGGAGAGGTCACCTGAAAGAGGAGCTAATGATGGTGGTGATATTATGGATATGGATGTTGACACACCTAACAAAAAGCAGCGACTTAGGTCTCTATCCCGATCTAGGTCGAAGTCACGGCCACCTGGTGAAATTGTTCCTGGAGAGGGCTTCAGAGACTCTTCTCAAAAGGTTAAGGCAGTAAAACTTGCAAAGAAATCTGCCAAGAAGAGGAACAAGGATGCTCGTCGTGGTGAGGCAGACAGAGTAATCCCTACTTTGAAACCAAAACATTTGTTCTCAGGAAAGCGCTCTACTGGAAAAACCCAAAGACGCTGA